A section of the Streptomyces sp. NBC_01363 genome encodes:
- a CDS encoding histidine phosphatase family protein codes for MARPQRIVLVRHGESEGNADDTVYEREPDHALRLTSTGLRQARETGVRLRELFDGERVSVYVSPYRRTHETFRSLGLDLERVRVREEPRLREQDWGNWQDRDDVRLQKAYRDAYGHFFYRFAQGESGADVYDRVGAFLESLYRSFEAPDHPKNVLLVTHGLTMRLFCMRWFHWSVAEFESLSNPGNGETRTLILGEDGRYTLDRPFERWRTPEPYGITG; via the coding sequence ATGGCACGACCGCAACGCATTGTCCTCGTCCGGCACGGGGAGTCCGAGGGCAACGCCGACGACACGGTGTACGAACGTGAGCCGGACCATGCGCTGAGGCTCACCTCGACAGGGCTGAGACAGGCCAGGGAGACGGGAGTGCGGCTGCGCGAGTTGTTCGACGGCGAGCGGGTCAGCGTGTACGTCTCGCCCTACCGCCGTACCCACGAGACATTCAGGTCTCTCGGCCTGGACCTGGAGCGGGTGCGGGTGAGGGAGGAGCCGCGGCTGCGGGAGCAGGACTGGGGAAACTGGCAGGACCGTGACGACGTGCGGCTGCAGAAGGCGTACCGGGACGCGTACGGCCACTTCTTCTACCGCTTCGCGCAGGGGGAGTCGGGAGCCGATGTGTACGACAGGGTCGGGGCCTTCCTGGAGAGCCTGTACCGGAGTTTCGAGGCGCCCGACCATCCGAAGAACGTTCTGCTGGTCACGCACGGACTGACCATGCGTTTGTTCTGCATGCGCTGGTTCCACTGGTCGGTTGCCGAGTTCGAGTCGCTGTCCAATCCGGGCAACGGGGAGACCCGGACGCTGATACTCGGAGAGGACGGGCGCTACACCCTTGACCGGCCGTTCGAGCGCTGGCGTACCCCTGAGCCGTACGGCATCACCGGATAG
- a CDS encoding ABC-F family ATP-binding cassette domain-containing protein: protein MSTQISLRGVTMSRGDRLLLDDVSLTVRPGERIGIVGENGAGKTTLLRLLAGLEQPDSGSVFTVADRGTGLLPQTPRLPPESTVQDAIDDALAELRAVERKLRVAEADLAGADDAALAAYGDLLAEFESRGGYEADARVDKAMHGLGLAHTGPARKLGSLSGGEQARLGLACLIAACPEVMLLDEPTNHLDGTALDWLEGALRSHPGTVIAVSHDRIFLEQVATAVLEVDADRRTVVRHGGGYAGFLAEQHAARQRWEQSYAQWCEETGQLEEYAATTAHGVATGRAIKDNNKMAYDRAAGRVQASVSGRVRNARKRLERLRARPVPRPPDPLRFAALPTAGAAEGELVSLTDIRVGGRLAVDRLSVAAAGRLLIHGGNGAGKSTLLRVMAGLLEPDAGRVVRRGGIGYLAQEIPAHRPAESVLTAFGRELPLTDDEQAELLLSYGLFRSRDLRVPVGSLSAGQRRRLALARLLARPADLLLLDEPANHLALGLVQELEEALAHWRGALVVVSHDRLLRRRFDGDIRRMDSGQLLE from the coding sequence TTGTCCACACAGATCTCGCTGCGCGGCGTGACCATGTCCCGTGGCGACAGGCTGTTGCTCGACGATGTCTCGCTGACCGTGCGCCCGGGTGAACGCATCGGGATCGTGGGGGAGAACGGCGCGGGGAAGACGACCCTGCTCCGGCTCCTCGCGGGGCTCGAACAGCCCGATTCCGGGAGCGTGTTCACGGTCGCCGACCGCGGCACCGGTCTGCTGCCCCAGACCCCGCGGCTGCCGCCCGAAAGCACGGTCCAGGACGCGATCGACGACGCGCTGGCGGAACTGCGCGCGGTGGAGCGGAAGTTGCGGGTGGCCGAGGCGGACCTCGCTGGGGCCGACGATGCCGCGCTCGCCGCCTACGGAGACCTTCTCGCCGAGTTCGAGTCGCGCGGGGGATACGAAGCGGACGCACGCGTCGACAAGGCGATGCACGGCCTCGGTCTCGCGCACACGGGGCCGGCCAGAAAGCTGGGCAGTCTCTCCGGCGGCGAGCAGGCGAGACTGGGTCTTGCCTGCCTGATCGCGGCGTGCCCCGAGGTGATGCTGCTCGACGAACCCACCAACCACCTGGACGGCACCGCGCTCGACTGGCTGGAGGGCGCGCTGCGGTCCCATCCCGGTACGGTGATCGCCGTGTCCCACGACCGGATCTTCCTGGAGCAGGTCGCCACCGCGGTGCTGGAGGTCGACGCCGACCGGCGGACGGTCGTGCGCCACGGCGGTGGCTACGCGGGATTCCTGGCCGAACAGCACGCCGCACGGCAACGCTGGGAGCAGTCCTACGCCCAGTGGTGCGAGGAAACCGGGCAACTGGAGGAGTACGCGGCGACCACCGCCCATGGCGTCGCCACCGGCCGCGCCATCAAGGACAACAACAAAATGGCGTACGACCGGGCTGCGGGCCGGGTCCAGGCCTCCGTGTCCGGTCGGGTCCGCAACGCACGCAAGCGACTGGAGCGGCTGAGGGCACGGCCCGTCCCCAGGCCGCCGGACCCCCTGCGCTTCGCCGCCCTGCCCACGGCCGGCGCGGCCGAGGGGGAGCTGGTTTCCCTGACGGACATACGGGTCGGCGGCAGACTCGCGGTCGACCGGCTCTCCGTGGCGGCGGCCGGCAGACTGCTGATCCACGGCGGAAACGGGGCGGGGAAGTCCACGCTGCTCCGAGTCATGGCGGGCTTGCTCGAACCGGACGCGGGCCGCGTGGTCCGGCGGGGCGGGATCGGCTACCTCGCGCAGGAGATACCGGCGCACCGCCCGGCGGAGTCCGTGCTCACGGCATTCGGCCGGGAGCTGCCGCTCACCGATGACGAGCAGGCGGAACTGCTGCTCTCGTACGGGCTGTTCCGCTCCCGGGACCTCCGGGTGCCGGTCGGATCGCTTTCGGCGGGGCAGCGCAGACGGCTCGCCCTCGCCCGTCTCCTGGCCCGGCCCGCGGATCTGCTGCTGCTCGACGAACCAGCCAACCACCTGGCACTCGGACTGGTGCAGGAGCTGGAGGAAGCGCTGGCCCACTGGCGGGGTGCGCTGGTCGTGGTCTCGCACGACCGGCTGCTGCGACGCCGCTTCGACGGCGACATCCGACGGATGGATTCCGGACAACTGCTCGAATGA
- a CDS encoding ADP-ribosylglycohydrolase family protein, protein MTTADSASGQRFERALASLRGLSVGDALGSQFFVPVNYPLLKQRALPPGPWQWTDDTEMACSVLAVLLEHERIDQDALARSFADHHDFDRGYGPAVNRLLRLVREGADWRELASALFNGQGSWGNGSAMRIAPLGAWYADDPEQATHQAEISSYTTHQHREAVVGAMAVAAAAALAAATAGPPTPADLLDGVIALVPRSAVGAGLRRARDMLDYDDAGTVAAVLGNGRRTSAHDTVPFALWSAARNLGDFEQTFWVTAQAGGDVDTTCAIAGGVVAASKAGMPPVDWTARTEELPGWLPQ, encoded by the coding sequence ATGACAACCGCTGACTCTGCCTCCGGCCAACGTTTCGAACGTGCCCTTGCCAGCCTGCGCGGGCTCTCCGTGGGAGACGCACTGGGCTCCCAGTTCTTTGTGCCCGTCAACTATCCGCTCCTGAAGCAGCGCGCACTTCCACCAGGTCCCTGGCAGTGGACGGACGACACCGAGATGGCGTGTTCGGTGCTGGCCGTGCTGCTGGAGCACGAACGGATCGACCAGGACGCGCTCGCCCGCTCCTTCGCCGACCACCATGACTTCGACCGGGGATACGGCCCCGCCGTGAACCGCCTGCTCAGGCTGGTCCGTGAAGGCGCTGACTGGCGGGAGCTGGCGTCCGCCCTGTTCAACGGCCAGGGCTCCTGGGGCAACGGCTCGGCGATGCGCATCGCCCCACTCGGCGCCTGGTACGCGGACGACCCGGAGCAGGCCACACACCAGGCCGAGATCTCCTCGTACACCACGCACCAGCACCGCGAGGCGGTCGTGGGCGCGATGGCCGTCGCGGCGGCTGCCGCACTGGCGGCGGCGACGGCCGGGCCGCCCACCCCGGCGGACCTGCTCGACGGCGTCATCGCGCTCGTGCCGCGCAGCGCCGTCGGTGCCGGACTGCGACGGGCACGCGACATGCTCGACTACGACGACGCCGGTACGGTCGCGGCGGTCCTCGGCAACGGCCGGCGTACCAGTGCACACGACACCGTTCCGTTCGCCCTCTGGTCGGCGGCGCGGAACCTCGGCGATTTCGAGCAGACCTTCTGGGTGACCGCCCAGGCCGGCGGAGACGTCGACACGACCTGCGCGATCGCCGGCGGGGTCGTCGCAGCGAGCAAGGCAGGCATGCCGCCGGTCGACTGGACGGCACGGACGGAGGAGCTGCCGGGCTGGCTCCCTCAGTAG
- a CDS encoding TetR/AcrR family transcriptional regulator, whose product MTGQRATPETDLPTPPFAPGTSRPGGRTARTRAAVRDAVLTGLVEHGYPGLTVEYVAEHSGIHKTTLYRRWGNLEGLVVDALDLAGEDSWTPPDTGSLEGDLRALARTTAASFEDPAAAAAPTAFVAAAFQSERAADALKAFYAQRFARCAVIVARAVSRHELDRRTDAGALVRAVISPLFLRLFITREPIDGTLADQSADAALAAARAGVFNSPAESI is encoded by the coding sequence TTGACTGGACAGCGAGCCACCCCGGAGACCGACCTGCCGACGCCCCCGTTCGCCCCCGGCACGAGCCGTCCGGGCGGCAGAACCGCCCGGACCCGCGCGGCGGTCCGTGATGCCGTCCTCACCGGCCTGGTGGAGCACGGCTACCCGGGCCTCACCGTCGAGTACGTCGCCGAGCACTCCGGCATCCACAAGACGACCCTCTACCGCCGCTGGGGAAACCTCGAAGGGCTCGTCGTGGACGCCCTGGACCTCGCCGGGGAGGACAGCTGGACCCCGCCCGACACCGGAAGTCTGGAAGGAGATCTGCGCGCTCTGGCGCGGACGACGGCCGCCTCCTTCGAGGACCCCGCCGCAGCGGCCGCACCGACCGCGTTCGTCGCCGCGGCCTTCCAGTCCGAGCGTGCCGCGGACGCGCTGAAAGCCTTCTACGCGCAGCGGTTCGCCCGCTGCGCGGTCATCGTCGCGCGCGCCGTCTCCCGGCACGAGCTGGACCGGCGCACGGACGCGGGAGCGCTCGTCAGAGCCGTGATCTCGCCCCTGTTCCTCAGACTGTTCATCACCCGCGAGCCCATCGACGGGACACTGGCCGACCAGTCCGCCGACGCGGCTCTGGCAGCCGCCCGTGCCGGAGTCTTCAACTCCCCTGCCGAATCCATCTGA
- a CDS encoding YdbC family protein: protein MLVKWIRCTVVDRRGFERGQRKWAGLLGEPGFRGQGGGWSRGRPDVAHVFAFWENRVFYDSFMARAHDGLAAAQSGTYSGLQVKLFEHRFDVKTGFEPRFTDADVVRVAHSRVREDRVEHFALMQERVWNPAMAGSPGMLRGVFGEAPGQEFLVLSMWQSSAERGKYRAGSIERLSQRAQTEEDVAELAGDVVQLEPSWTV, encoded by the coding sequence GTGCTGGTCAAGTGGATTCGTTGCACCGTGGTGGACCGTCGAGGTTTTGAGCGGGGGCAGCGGAAGTGGGCGGGGCTGCTGGGCGAGCCCGGATTCAGGGGACAGGGCGGCGGGTGGAGCCGAGGGCGTCCGGACGTGGCGCACGTCTTCGCCTTCTGGGAGAACCGCGTCTTCTACGACTCGTTCATGGCGCGCGCGCACGACGGCCTGGCTGCCGCGCAGTCCGGTACGTACAGCGGTCTCCAGGTCAAGCTCTTCGAGCACCGTTTCGATGTGAAGACGGGCTTCGAGCCGCGCTTCACCGATGCGGATGTGGTCCGGGTGGCGCACAGCAGGGTGCGCGAGGACCGGGTGGAACACTTCGCGTTGATGCAGGAGAGGGTGTGGAATCCGGCGATGGCCGGTTCACCCGGCATGCTGCGGGGGGTGTTCGGGGAGGCACCGGGGCAGGAGTTCCTCGTGTTGTCGATGTGGCAGTCGAGTGCCGAGCGCGGCAAGTACCGGGCGGGGAGCATCGAGCGGCTGTCGCAACGGGCGCAGACCGAGGAGGACGTGGCGGAGCTGGCGGGAGACGTCGTGCAGTTGGAGCCGTCGTGGACGGTGTGA